The proteins below are encoded in one region of Triticum aestivum cultivar Chinese Spring chromosome 1B, IWGSC CS RefSeq v2.1, whole genome shotgun sequence:
- the LOC123097742 gene encoding RING-H2 finger protein ATL70-like, whose amino-acid sequence MGSPAPPGASHGLFGSSGVGGFGYGLAVSVGILLIVLTIALAVYLCCARASSMPVAAAAAINADGIPPRRDVEIGGIDAATLEAYPAVVYGEARKPATEEQQPACCAVCLERYADSDVVRVLPDCGHLFHRGCVDPWLRQRPTCPVCRTSPLPSPVPTPLAEVTPLALVRVMPA is encoded by the coding sequence ATGGGCAGCCCGGCGCCGCCCGGCGCCTCGCACGGCCTGTTCGGGTCGAGCGGCGTCGGCGGGTTCGGCTACGGCCTCGCCGTCTCCGTCGGCATCCTCCTCATCGTCCTCACCATCGCGCTCGCCGTCTACCTCTGCTGCGCCCGCGCCTCGTCCATGCCCGTGGCCGCCGCGGCAGCCATCAACGCCGACGGGATTCCACCTCGTCGCGATGTCGAGATCGGCGGTATCGACGCGGCGACGCTGGAGGCGTACCCGGCGGTGGTCTACGGGGAGGCGAGGAAGCCGGCCACGGAGGAGCAGCAGCCGGCGTGCTGCGCCGTCTGCCTGGAGAGGTACGCGGACAGCGACGTGGTCCGGGTGCTGCCGGACTGCGGCCACCTGTTCCACCGCGGGTGCGTCGACCCCTGGCTCCGGCAGCGGCCGACGTGCCCGGTGTGCCGGACGTCGCCTCTGCCCAGCCCCGTGCCCACGCCTCTCGCCGAGGTGACGCCGCTGGCGCTGGTGAGGGTGATGCCGGCGTGA